The following proteins come from a genomic window of Megalobrama amblycephala isolate DHTTF-2021 linkage group LG1, ASM1881202v1, whole genome shotgun sequence:
- the LOC125277501 gene encoding interferon-induced very large GTPase 1-like produces MRSNLKIFKNLINSNSCKHDRFIVSSREMENHPGSCIILYGSECDEAVCFTPPSKPACPITEEVKGQNVVLKVPPSCPATVELRLLYKVKQDTVWTSEPVLKDQHTVTLTDLRAGTEYEIKCAAVGKLNYTVDSDVIRVITELLHERYETGVAQREKTRTLEKSRAEQNKIYHLFHRLHLKDRYHNKLRAADVLQITGHSLQSHEYCTEQELIQTFLQKLLMMNYRARFIISKEKNEEDHTQRKDNHSSEDESDIFHEMFLSNYGASQSKAIHPMDVQMAVFHCADSFLKQLMVTKLSQCQYALPLLLPDPFTQQIEFPLWTFREITKSWKIRNTNNEIISQTQPIYKAETSMVSFFRFGSVPSSKSQLMNSLINEKHNTFFHRNCPGSSRTRELMDGVVEIAWFCPSGSYDDKFTDCVAFCNLHGDAGDHEKQLQILTEMASVNVVLLPQLDRNDKSAAIIQNMYRNSKPLICLFTENESAVTEIKKRKYKIGLKNRNQSVVSEELRRAINDCLSESSSTLRLEDVSKHSDVRVDEEDDEDCRRGREAAQKMMSLLEKKDLTEIKESVLPHQGKLWHQWRQKNKELHRPKADEIEMDISRKKTELKRIRQHQYESDIREFIKFFIKEINSGAANKNIYFLKWLRILLDEYTSGDLSYLNHKYDEKWSTVLKLKENCNKIEQLKAEQTELERISEKLQAAAFGLEHIMREIGQIYESCSSVKKNKKDLQFDFSSLPSLAAEMMISGFPLELMDGDAAHVPVIWISAVLDELIQKLGDQRVFVLSVLGLQSSGKSTMLNAMFGLQFAVSAGRCTRGAFMQLVKVSDEMKTQMNFDYILVVDTEGLRALDLAGRSRRHHDIELATFVVGLGNLTLINIFGENPSEMQDILHIVVQAFMRMKKVRLNPSCVFVHQNVSDITAVEKNMEEKRRLQQTLDKMTKLAAEDEVCDAECFSDVIAFDVQNDVKYFAHLWEGNPPMAPPNPDYCENIQDLKETIISCAEKPHGMMLIDLKDHIRDLCEALLKERCVFSSRTALEISAYRKLETEYSKWSWRLRSAMMETENKLHNKIENEAIYKFEETDLQRELKKTSEDVKNSMSEFFEKDADILVQWKKSFDVKMKEIQENIVRETKRKLNEILQQRDLKKKTDDQKTHHENTLYEKSKELALKLKDKTTDEQTQKKEFDSFWKKSVDRILSDSPQIKDTDIMTDVREILKNIYRSSLVYNCSESYDIFTVTTYSQYVIFRNSTKTVKETCGFDQSLSLEDEAQIRSLVTDVAQQTDRMIQSFNISKMGYNISYIQQLTGYIKTRVTEHQKRQLKYVFKIDFFMDLVLSISKRANKMITDQHRLFKEANDPKIYVEKKREEYYSVFQKYCHGATSAAIFGEIICQKLKEPIEQSVYKKTARDLTDGMRTNCESLNGNGSNLEKHILKTLADEEDFKKYMNYIHNPRDHFKSFIRDEVSQYITDKFSVSVLPKMKENIELLQQKIMKAVHESTEHVQVNRGDVGLWLKSFTQQISDMLIFSEKDLNGVKHDDVDDLNLLEDVIRQELPTIISDISRRFNTETFPVNLDYKFRPDELLIDHFCQCCWVQCPFRKAICTNTIKKHHGDNSAPFHIERGNGRHFPQAQYLCAVICTKLVASDQDFYVPDGRFPSREYRRAGGVYEDLSITSDLSELPYWKWFVCRFQKDLEKHYSKTFEGSFKISDEWRKYSKQNAIECLGQCI; encoded by the coding sequence AGAAAAAACAAGGACATTGGAAAAGAGCAGAGCAGAGCAGAACAAAATATATCACCTATTTCACAGACTTCATCTTAAAGACAGGTACCACAATAAACTGAGAGCTGCAGATGTTCTTCAGATAACTGGACATTCATTACAGTCCCATGAGTATTGTACTGAACAGGAGCTGATTCAGACTTTCCTACAAAAACTACTGATGATGAACTACAGAGCAAGATTTATTATATCTAAAGAGAAAAATGAGGAAGATCACACACAACGAAAAGACAATCACTCATCTGAAGATGAAAGTgatatttttcatgaaatgTTTTTATCTAACTATGGAGCAAGCCAGTCTAAGGCCATTCACCCGATGGATGTTCAGATGGCCGTGTTTCATTGTGCCGATAGTTTCCTGAAGCAGCTGATGGTCACTAAACTGTCCCAGTGTCAGTACGCTCTGCCTCTGCTTCTTCCTGATCCATTCACACAACAGATTGAGTTTCCTCTCTGGACATTTAGAGAAATCACCAAGAGCTGGAAGATCAGAAACACCAACAATGAAATCATCAGTCAAACCCAGCCGATCTACAAAGCAGAAACTTCAATGGTGTCTTTCTTCAGGTTTGGCTCTGTGCCTTCATCCAAGTCTCAGCTGATGAACAGTCTGATCAATGAGAAACACAACACGTTCTTCCACAGGAACTGCCCAGGCAGCAGCAGAACCAGAGAACTGATGGATGGAGTGGTGGAGATCGCCTGGTTCTGCCCCTCTGGATCATATGATGATAAATTCACTGACTGTGTTGCATTCTGTAATCTACACGGTGATGCAGGAGACCATGAAAAACAGCTTCAGATCCTCACTGAAATGGCCTCAGTCAATGTTGTTCTTCTACCACAACTGGACAGGAATGACAAAAGTGCAGCAATAATACAAAACATGTACAGGAACTCAAAGCCACTCATTTGTCTTTTTACTGAGAATGAATCTgctgtaactgaaataaagaaaagaaaatataagaTTGGTCTGAAAAATAGAAATCAGTCAGTTGTATCTGAAGAACTCAGAAGAGCTATAAATGACTGTCTCTCAGAATCATCTTCCACTCTCAGACTTGAAGATGTGTCCAAACACTCAGATGTCAGAGTagatgaggaagatgatgaagactgcaggagaggaagagaagcagcacAGAAGATGATGAGTTTACTGGAGAAGAAAGATCTGACAGAAATCAAAGAATCAGTTCTGCCTCATCAGGGGAAACTGTGGCATCAGTGGCGTCAGAAGAACAAGGAACTACATCGACCTAAAGCAGATGAGATAGAAATGGACATCAGTAGAAAGAAAACAGAGTTGAAAAGAATTCGTCAGCATCAGTATGAATCTGACATAAGAGAGTTTATTAAGTTCTTCATTAAAGAAATTAACTCAGGTGCtgccaataaaaatatatattttctcaaATGGCTCAGAATCCTCCTGGATGAATATACCTCAGGTGACCTTTCTTATCTAAATCACAAATATGATGAAAAGTGGTCAACAGTCTTAAAACTGAAAGagaattgtaataaaattgaaCAACTTAAAGCTGAACAAACTGAACTTGAGAGAATATCTGAGAAGCTTCAAGCTGCAGCCTTTGGTTTGGAGCACATCATGAGGGAGATCGGTCAGATCTATGAATCATGTTCATCTGTGAAGAAGAACAAGAAAGACCTGCAGTTTGACTTCTCTTCTCTCCCGAGTCTTGCAGCAGAGATGATGATCTCTGGATTTCCACTGGAGCTGATGGATGGAGATGCTGCTCATGTTCCTGTGATCTGGATCTCTGCTGTTCTAGATGAACTCATCCAGAAACTGGGAGACCAGAGAGTCTTTGTGCTGTCAGTTTTAGGGCTTCAGAGCTCTGGGAAATCCACCATGCTGAATGCCATGTTTGGACTCCAGTTTGCCGTCAGTGCTGGCAGGTGCACCAGAGGAGCTTTCATGCAGCTGGTCAAAGTGTCAGACGAgatgaaaacacagatgaacTTTGACTATATTCTGGTTGTTGACACTGAGGGTCTTCGTGCTCTAGACCTGGCTGGAAGATCAAGAAGACATCATGACATTGAATTGGCCACATTTGTTGTTGGTCTTGGAAATCTGACATTGATCAACATCTTTGGAGAAAACCCATCTGAGATGCAGGACATTCTTCACATTGTTGTTCAGGCCTTCATGAGGATGAAGAAGGTCAGACTGAATCCcagctgtgtgtttgtgcatcagAATGTTTCAGACATCACAGCTGTAGAGAAAAACATGGAGGAAAAGAGACGACTGCAGCAGACACTGGATAAGATGACTAAACTCGCTGCTGAAGATGAAGTTTGTGATGCAGAATGTTTCAGTGATGTCATTGCATTTGATGTACAGAATGATGTGAAGTATTTTGCTCATCTTTGGGAGGGAAACCCACCCATGGcaccaccaaacccagactaCTGTGAAAATATTCAAGACCTAAAGGAAACTATTATATCTTGTGCAGAAAAACCCCATGGAATGATGCTGATAGACTTAAAAGATCATATTAGAGATCTATGTGAGGCTTTACTGAAGGAACGATGTGTCTTCAGCTCCAGAACTGCTCTGGAGATTTCAGCCTACAGGAAACTGGAGACTGAATACAGCAAGTGGTCCTGGAGGCTTCGCAGTGCCATGATGGAAACTGAGAATAAACTACacaacaaaatagaaaatgaagCAATTTATAAGTTTGAAGAAACTGATCTTCAAAGAGAACTGAAGAAGACAAGTGAGGATGTGAAAAACTCAATGTCAGAATTCTTTGAGAAAGATGCTGATATATTGGTTCAGTGGAAAAAATCATTTGACGTAAAAATGAAAGAGATTCAGGAAAACATTGTGAGAGAAACAAAGAGGAAATTAAATGAGATTCTTCAGCAGCGAGACCTAAAGAAAAAGACTGATGATCAGAAGACACATCATGAAAACACTCTCTATGAAAAGAGCAAAGAACTTGCCTTAAAACTCAAAGACAAAACAACTGATGAACAAACACAGAAGAAAGAATTTGATTCATTTTGGAAAAAGAGTGTTGACAGGATTCTCTCAGACAGTCCTCAAATTAAAGACACTGACATAATGACAGATGTGAGAGAGATCCTCAAAAACATCTATAGAAGTTCTCTTGTATACAATTGCAGTGAGAGctatgatatttttactgtgaCGACTTACTCTCAATATGTCATTTTCAGAAATTCCACAAAAACAGTTAAAGAAACATGTGGATTTGATCAAAGTCTTTCTCTAGAAGATGAAGCCCAAATAAGATCATTAGTCACAGATGTTGCtcagcagacagacagaatgattcagtcatttaacatttcaaaGATGGGCTACAACATCAGCTACATTCAACAACTCACAGGTTACATCAAGACAAGAGTAACAGAACATCAGAAAAGACAATTGAAATATGTGTTCAAGATTGATTTCTTCATGGATTTGGTTCTTTCTATCAGTAAAAGGGCAAACAAGATGATCACTGACCAACACAGACTCTTCAAAGAAGCCAATGATCCTAAGATATAtgtagagaagaagagagaagagTACTATAGTGTTTTCCAGAAATACTGTCATGGAGCAACATCAGCTGCCATTTTTGGTGAGATCATCTGTCAGAAACTGAAAGAGCCCATTGAGCAGAGTGTCTACAAGAAGACTGCCAGAGATCTGACTGATGGAATGAGAACAAACTGTGAATCACTGAATGGAAACGGATCAAATCTGGAGAAACACATCCTGAAGACACTGGCAGATGAAGAGGACTTCAAAAAATACATGAACTACATTCATAATCCCAGAGATCATTTCAAGAGTTTCATCAGAGATGAAGTCAGTCAGTACATCACTGATAagttcagtgtcagtgttttacCCAAGATGAAGGAGAACATTGAACTCCTGCAGCAGAAGATCATGAAAGCAGTACATGAATCTACTGAACATGTTCAAGTGAACAGAGGAGATGTTGGTTTGTGGTTGAAGAGTTTCACACAGCAGATCTCAGATATGCTGATCTTCTCTGAAAAAGACCTCAATGGAGTGAAACAtgatgatgttgatgatttAAACCTCCTAGAAGATGTGATAAGACAAGAGCTTCCTACTATAATATCAGACATCAGCAGAAGATTCAACACAGAGACATTTCCAGTAAATCTGGACTATAAATTTAGACCAGATGAGCTTCTGATTGATCACTTCTGTCAGTGTTGTTGGGTTCAGTGTCCGTTTCGTAAAGCCATCTGCACCAACACCATAAAAAAACATCATGGAGATAACAGTGCTCCTTTCCACATAGAGAGAGGAAATGGAAGGCATTTCCCACAAGCACAGTATCTCTGTGCTGTTATTTGCACAAAATTAGTGGCAAGTGATCAGGATTTCTATGTACCAGATGGAAGGTTCCCTTCTAGAGAATACAGAAGAGCAGGAGGAGTTTATGAAGACTTGAGCATCACCTCTGATCTCTCTGAACTGCCCTACTGGAAGTGGTTTGTCTGCAGATTTCAGAAAGATCTGGAAAAACACTACAGTAAAACATTTGAGGGGAGTTTTAAAATATCAGATGAATGGAGAAAATACTCAAAACAGAATGCTATTGAGTGTTTGGGTCAATGTATCTAA